DNA sequence from the Gordonia polyisoprenivorans genome:
GGACTCGACGGTCGCTGCGAAGCGGAGTAGGTCCCCGGTCTGCGGAATGTTGGACAGCAGGATCGAGATCCTGGACAGCTCGCTCACTGGACCTCCGGGAAATTGGGGTCGCGGACCGACCCGTGTGGATATGATAATAGTAGTCACAGATTTGGAAGGGATGAATATGTCGAACGTGGTGACGGCGGAGCAGCGGGGCGGGGTCGCCCTGCTGACCCTGAACCGGCCGGATCAGATGAATGCCCTCAGTGCCGAGCTCGTCGCTGCGTTGGGTCAGGAGCTTGCACGATGCAGCGCCGACACCCAGGTGCGGGTCGTCGTCATCACCGGGGCAGGTCGGGCCTTCTGCGCGGGAGCCGATCTCATCGAGGCCGCAGAGGTAACCCGAGACTCGGCCGCGTTCCGTCAGCTACTGCTGTCGTGGAAGTCTGCCTTCTCGGCGATGGATGCCAGTCCCAAGCCCGTCATCGCGGCTCTGAACGGACTGACCTTGGCCGGCGGCTTGGAGCTCGCTCTCGCCGCGGACTACATGGTGGCCAGTTCGGCCGCCAAGATCGGCGATGTGCACGCCAACTTCGGCCTCGTTCCCGGCGGCGGTGGTTCGCAACGCCTCACCGACGCAGTCGGATCGCGGGCCGCCCGATGGCTGATGTTCACCGGCGAGACGCTCGACGCCGAGCAGGCCAGGTCGATCGGGCTCGTGCAAGACGTCTTCTCCGCCGATACGTTCCTCGACGACGTCTGGGCCTTCGGCACGAAGATGGCGTCCCGCAGTGCCACCGGTATGGCGTTCATGAAGCGCATGTCGAGGCCGCGGGCCATCACCGACGACGGACTCGACCTCGAGATCGACGCAGCGGCGCATCTTGTCGTCGGGCCCGACGCCCGGGAGGGGTTGGCTGCTTTCGCCGAGAAGAGGCCGCCGCACTTCACTGCCGCGGCGCAGTGATCGGCGACCGACGTCCGGCAAGCCTCCTGGTGGAACGCGGCAAGGTTTCGGAGTTTCGGGCCGCGGTAGGTCTTCCGTACTGCTCTGACGTGCAGTTCGCGCCGCCGACGTTTCCGGCAGCGATCGAGGTCTTCGGCCCTGCCGTCGCGAGCATCCTGTCCGACCGCGGCATCGACCTCGGCTCGGTGCTGCACGGAACCGAGGACATAACCTACCCCGGCGGCCCCCTGCGGGTCGGTGACGAGCTGACCGGCGAGGTCGTGCTCACCGGTGTCGAAGAGCGAACGGGCCGTTCCGGCCCCTTGCGTATCGCGATGTTCGCCATCGACCTGGCCCGACCGGACGGCACACTCGCCGTCAGTGTTCGGCGGTCGCTCGTCATCGTCGGCTAGGCCGGCCTTTCACCGACCACACAGCAGAGGAAAATGACATGCGCCGCTACCTCACCACCGTCACACCGTCGATGGCCCGTGGTTTTCACGCGTCGGGGGAGTGGCAGGACGACACTCTGTTCGGCCTCGTCCTGCGCCATGCCGAGGCACGTCCTCTGGCTCCGGCGCTGGTCGACGAGCGCGGCTCCGTGACGCGCGCCGAGATGGTCCTCGCGGTCGAAACCGTGGCGGGCATGCTGGCGGACCGTGGAGTCGTCGCGGGCACTCCGGTGCTGATCCAGCTGCCGAACTCGTCGATCTTCGGTGTCGCAAACATCGCAATCAATGCACTGGGTGCGGTGATCGTCCCGCTCAACCTGAGCATGCGTGCGGCCGAGGTGGTTGCGGTTGCCCAGCGAGTTGGGGCGCGCACCATGATCGCGGCGGGTCTCGATCCGCGGCGGGTCGAGGAGCTCGTTGC
Encoded proteins:
- a CDS encoding enoyl-CoA hydratase/isomerase family protein, encoding MSNVVTAEQRGGVALLTLNRPDQMNALSAELVAALGQELARCSADTQVRVVVITGAGRAFCAGADLIEAAEVTRDSAAFRQLLLSWKSAFSAMDASPKPVIAALNGLTLAGGLELALAADYMVASSAAKIGDVHANFGLVPGGGGSQRLTDAVGSRAARWLMFTGETLDAEQARSIGLVQDVFSADTFLDDVWAFGTKMASRSATGMAFMKRMSRPRAITDDGLDLEIDAAAHLVVGPDAREGLAAFAEKRPPHFTAAAQ
- a CDS encoding FAS1-like dehydratase domain-containing protein → MERGKVSEFRAAVGLPYCSDVQFAPPTFPAAIEVFGPAVASILSDRGIDLGSVLHGTEDITYPGGPLRVGDELTGEVVLTGVEERTGRSGPLRIAMFAIDLARPDGTLAVSVRRSLVIVG